Proteins from one Rhinopithecus roxellana isolate Shanxi Qingling chromosome 20, ASM756505v1, whole genome shotgun sequence genomic window:
- the WDR90 gene encoding WD repeat-containing protein 90 isoform X6 — MPREMAFPVPKGESWHDRYVHVRFPSDSLKVPSKPIEKSCSPPEAVLLGPGPQPLPCPVASSKPVRFSVSPVVQIRSPTASGQAPLAPKPFLEISLSQERSEDSNTDGPGFHSLEPWAQVKASDVHTAAAGTHVLTHESTEVPVALEDAGSCKRFLPDPVLRLKGVIGFGGHSTRQALWTPDGTAVVYPCHAVIVVLLVDTGEQRFFLGHTDKVSALALDGSSSLLASAQARTPSVMRLWDFQTGRCLCLFQSPVHVVCSLSFSDSGALLCGVGKDRHGRTMVVAWGTGQVGRGGEVVVLAKAHTDFDVQAFRVTFFDETRMASCGQGSVRLWRLRGGALRSCPVDLGEHHVLQFTDLAFKQAQDGCPEPSAAMLFVCSRSGHILEIDCQCMVVRHARCLLPTQTLGGPHRQKQTFSTGPGIAISSLSVSPAVCAVGSADGYLRLWPLDFSSVLLEAEHEGPVSSVCVSPDGLRVLSATSSGHLGFLDTPSRVYHMLARSHTAPVLALATEQRRGQLATVSQDRTVRIWDLATLQQLYDFTSSEEAPCTVTFHPTRPTFFCGFSSGAVRSFSLEAAEVLVEHTCHQGAITGLTATPDGRLLFSSCSQGSLAQYNCADPQWHVLRVAADMVWPDAPPSPSTLAVSRDGRLLAFVGPSRHTVTVMGSASLDELLRVDIGTLDLASSRLDSAVAVCFGPAALGHLLVSTSSHRVVVLDAASGRIIRELPGVHPEPCSSLMLSEDARFLLMAAGRVVKVWDYTTQASPGPQVYIGHSEPVQAVTFSPDQQQVLSAGDAIFLWDILATTESDQSFPGPSPACEAGLGTGQLEDAASRASELPQQQVPKPSQAAPPQLGICARPPEGGNGTSDTKNSGASRTTCPASYKAFTPARASRGPHSAKGTSLPPASGEWLRLKAVVGYSGNGRANMVWRPDTGFFAYTCGRLVVVEDLHSGAQQHWPGHPAEISTLALSHSAQVLASASGRSSMTAHCQIRVWDVSGGLCQHLISHHSTTVLALAFSPDDRLLVTLGDHDGRTLTLWGMATYDLVSSTRLLEPVHGVAFNPWEAGELTCVGQGTVTFWLLQQRGADISLQVHREQVPETVGAGELTSLCYGAPPLLYCGTSSGQVCVWDTRAGRCFLSWEADDGGIGLLLCSSSRLVSGGSTGRLRLWAVGAVSELRCKGSGARSSSVLMEHELVLDGAVVSASFDDSVDMGVVGTRAGTLWFISWAEGTSTRLISGHRSKVNEVVFSPGESHCATCSEDGSVRVWALASMELVIQFQVLNQSCLCLAWSPQCCGRPEQQRLAAGYGDGSLRIFSVSRTAMELKMHPHPVALTAVTFSTDGQTVLSGDRDGLVAVSHSRTGMTFRVLSDHQGAPISTICVTRKEAHIGLHPLHSQCEDLGVEGTDLWLAASGDQRVSVWASDWLRNCCELVDWLSFPMPATTEGHLPPSLAAFCPWDGALLMYVGPGVDKEVIIYDLSQKQVVEKIPLPFFAMSLSLSPGTRLLAIGFAECMLRLVDCATGTAQDFAGHNNAVHLCRFTPSARLLFTAACNEILVWEISGR, encoded by the exons ATGCCTCGGGAAATGGCTTTCCCTGTGCCCAAGGGAGAGAGCTGGCATGACCGCTACGTCCATGTCCG GTTTCCAAGCGACAGCTTAAAAGTGCCTTCCAAGCCGATTGAGAAGAGCTGTTCACCTCCTGAGGCAG TCCTCCTGGGGCCGGGGCCACAGCCTCTCCCTTGCCCAGTGGCCTCCAGCAAACCTGTGCGATTCAGTGTGTCTCCAGTGGTCCAGATACGCAGCCCCACAGCC TCCGGCCAGGCCCCCTTGGCACCCAAGCCCTTCCTGGAGATCAGCCTGTCCCAAGAGCGCTCAGAGGACTCCAACACGGATGGCCCCGGTTTCCATAGCCTTGAGCCCTGGGCCCAGGTGAAGGCCTCTGACGTCCACACGGCTGCTGCCGGCACCCATGTATTGACTCACGAGTCGACTGAGGTGCCTGTAGCCCTTGAGGACGCTGGCTCCTGCAAG CGCTTCCTCCCGGACCCTGTCCTGAGGCTGAAGGGCGTCATCGGCTTTGGGGGCCATAGCACCAGACAG gccctgtggacCCCGGATGGGACGGCTGTTGTATACCCCTGCCATGCGGTCATCGTCGTCCTGCTCGTGGACACGGGGGAGCAGCGCTTCTTCCTCGGCCACACAGACAAG GTGTCCGCCCTGGCGCTGGATGGCAGCAGCTCACTATTGGCCTCGGCCCAGGCAAGGACCCCCAGTGTGATGCGGCTCTGGGACTTCCAGACCGGGCGGTGCCTGTGCCTGTTCCAGAGCCCAGTGCATGTCGTCTGCTCCCTCAG CTTCTCTGACAGTGGGGCCCTTCTCTGCGGGGTTGGCAAGGACCGCCACGGGAGAACG ATGGTGGTGGCCTGGGGCACCGGCCAGGTGGGCCGCGGTGGCGAGGTGGTCGTTCTGGCAAAGGCGCACACTGACTTTGACGTCCAGGCCTTCCGGGTCACCTTTTTTGATGAAACCAG GATGGCATCGTGTGGGCAGGGCAGCGTGCGGCTCTGGCGGCTGCGTGGCGGAGCGCTGCGTTCCTGCCCCGTGGACCTGGGGGAGCACCACGTGCTGCAGTTCACCGACCTCGCCTTCAAGCAGGCCCAGGACGGCTGCCCGGAGCCCTCGGCTGCCATGCT TTTCGTGTGCAGCCGCAGCGGCCACATCTTGGAGATCGACTGTCAGTGCATGGTCGTGCGGCATGCCCGCTGCCTGCTCCCCACACAGACTCTGGGCGGCCCCCACCGGCAGAAGCAGACCTTCAGCACAG GCCCCGGCATTGCCATCAGCAGCCTCAGTGTCTCCCCGGCCGTGTGTGCTGTGGGTTCTGCGGACGGCTACTTGCGGCTCTGGCCCCTGGACTTTTCCTCGGTACTCCTGGAGGCAG AGCACGAGGGCCCCGTCAGCTCAGTCTGTGTCAGCCCTGATGGCCTCCGTGTGCTGTCCGCCACCTCCTCGGGCCACCTGGGCTTCCTGGACACGCCGTCCCGGGTGTACCACATGCTGGCTCGCTCCCACACCGCCCCAGTGCTGGCCCTCGCCACGGAGCAGAGGCGGGGACAGCTGGCCACCGTGTCCCAGGACCGCACCGTCCGCATCTGGGACCTGGCCACCCTGCAGCAG CTATATGACTTCACATCGTCAGAGGAGGCCCCGTGCACTGTCACCTTCCACCCCACAAGGCCGACCTTCTTCTGCGGCTTTAGCAGTGGGGCCGTGCGCTCCTTCAGCCTGGAGGCCGCTGAGGTCCTGGTGGAACACAC GTGCCACCAAGGAGCCATCACCGGCCTGACCGCCACCCCTGACGGCCGCCTGCTCTTCAGCTCCTGCTCCCAGGGTTCCCTGGCCCAGTACAACTGTGCGGACCCCCAGTGGCATGTCCTTCGAGTGGCAG CGGACATGGTATGGCCAGATGCCCCCCCGAGCCCCAGCACTCTGGCAGTCAGCAGGGATGGCCGCCTGCTGGCCTTCGTGGGACCCTCCAGGCACACAGTGACAGTCATGGGCTCGGCCTCCCTGGACGAG CTGCTGCGAGTCGACATCGGCACTCTGGACCTGGCCAGCAGCCGCCTGGACTCAGCCGTGGCTGTGTGCTTTGGCCCTGCAGCCCTGGGCCACCTGCTGGTGTCCACCTCATCCCACAGAGTCGTGGTGCTGGATGCGGCGTCAGGCCGCATCATCCGGGAG CTGCCTGGTGTCCACCCTGAGCCCTGCTCCTCCTTGATGCTCAGTGAGGATGCCCGCTTCCTGCTGATGGCCGCTGGCCGGGTGGTCAAGGTGTGGGACTACACGACACAGGCCAGCCCAGGCccccag GTGTACATCGGCCACTCGGAGCCTGTGCAGGCTGTGACCTTCTCTCCTGACCAGCAGCAGGTCCTCAGCGCAGGGGATGCCATCTTCCTCTGGGATATCCTGGCCACTACCGAGAG cGACCAAAGCTTCCCTGGGCCCTCCCCAGCCTGCGAGGCAG GCCTGGGCACAGGACAGCTAGAGGATGCTGCGTCCAGGGCCAGCGAGCTCCCCCAGCAGCAGGTCCCCAAGCCATCTCAGGCAGCTCCACCACAGCTGGGCATTTGTGCCAGGCCTCCCGAAGGTGGCAATG GCACCAGCGACACCAAGAATTCGGGGGCCTCACGCACCACCTGCCCGGCTTCCTACAAGGCCTTCACACCTGCCAGGGCCAGCCGCGGCCCCCACTCTGCCAAG GGCACTTCCCTGCCTCCCGCCAGCGGTGAGTGGCTGCGTCTGAAGGCTGTCGTTGGCTACAGCGGGAATGGGCGGGCCAACATGGTCTGGAGGCCGGACACAG GCTTCTTTGCCTACACTTGCGGCCGCCTGGTGGTGGTGGAAGACCTGCACTCTGGCGCCCAGCAGCACTGGCCCGGCCATCCTGCGGAGATCTCCACGCTGGCCCTCAGCCACAGTGCCCAG GTCTTGGCCTCTGCCTCCGGCCGCAGCAGCATGACTGCCCATTGTCAGATCCGCGTCTGGGACGTGTCTGGTGGCCTCTGCCAGCATCTCATTTCCCACCATAGCACCACTGTGCTGGCCCTGGCCTTCTCACCAGATGACAGGCTTCTCGTCACATTGG GGGACCATGACGGCCGCACCCTCACCTTGTGGGGCATGGCCACCTATGACCTTGTGTCCTCCACCCGCCTTCTGGAGCCGGTGCATGGCGTGGCCTTCAACCCCTGGGAAGCCGGCGAGCTCACCTGTGTGGGCCAGGGCACTGTCACCTTCTGGCTCCTGCAGCAACGCGGGGCAGACATCAGCCTTCAG GTGCATCGAGAGCAGGTCCCAGAGACGGTGGGGGCTGGAGAGCTGACCTCGCTCTGCTACGGGGCACCCCCCCTGCTCTACTGTGGCACCAGCTCTGGCCAGGTCTGTGTCTGGGACACGCGTGCTGGCCGCTGCTTCCTGTCTTGGGAGGCAGACGATGGTGGCATTG GGCTGTTGCTGTGTTCGAGTTCTCGATTGGTCAGCGGCGGCAGCACAGGGCGGCTGCGCCTGTGGGCTGTGGGGGCTGTGTCAGAGCTGAGGTGCAAGGGCTCAGGCGCCAG GTCCAGTTCTGTGCTCATGGAACACGAGCTGGTGCTGGACGGGGCTGTGGTGAGCGCCAGCTTCGATGACAGCGTGGACATGGGCGTCGTGGGCACCAGAGCGGGCACACTCTGGTTCATCAGCTGGGCCGAGGGCACTAGCACACGTCTCATCAGTGGCCACAGGAGCAAG GTGAACGAGGTGGTCTTCAGTCCCGGGGAGTCCCACTGTGCCACCTGCAGTGAGGACGGGAGTGTGCGGGTGTGGGCCTTGGCCAGCATGGAGCTTGTGATCCAGTTCCAGGTGCTGAACCAG AGCTGCCTCTGCCTCGCATGGAGCCCCCAGTGCTGTGGCCGCCCTGAGCAGCAGCGGCTAGCGGCAGGCTATGGCGACGGCTCCCTGCGCATCTTCAGCGTCTCCCGCACGGCCATGGAGCTCAAGATGCATCCCCACCCGGTGGCGCTGACCGCTGTTACCTTCTCCACCGATG GTCAGACTGTCCTCTCTGGAGACAGGGATGGGCTCGTGGCTGTGAGCCACTCCCGCACAGGGATGACCTTCCGTGTGCTGAGTGACCACCAGGGCGCCCCGATCTCTACCATCTGTGTCACACGCAAAGAG GCACATATCGGTCTTCACCCACTCCATTCCCAGTGTGAAGACTTAGGGGTGGAGGGCACAGACCTATGGCTGGCTGCCAGTGGGGACCAGCGGGTCAGCGTCTGGGCTTCCGACTGGCTGCGGAACTGCTGTGAGCTCGTGGACTGGTTGAGTTTCCCAATGCCTGCCACCACGGAG GGCCACCTGCCGCCCTCCCTCGCTGCCTTCTGCCCCTGGGATGGGGCGCTGCTGATGTACGTGGGCCCTGGCGTTGACAAGGAGGTGATCATCTACGACCTCTCCCAGAAGCAG GTGGTGGAGAAGATACCACTGCCCTTTTTTGCCATGTCCCTGAGCCTGTCCCCGGGGACCCGCCTCCTGGCTATTGGCTTTGCTG AGTGCATGCTGAGGCTGGTAGACTGTGCCACGGGGACTGCGCAGGACTTTGCTGGCCACAACAATGCAGTGCACCTGTGCAGGTTTACACCATCTGCCAGGCTGCTCTTCACGGCCGCCTGCAACGAGATCCTGGTGTGGGAGATCTCCGGCCGCTGA
- the WDR90 gene encoding WD repeat-containing protein 90 isoform X5 — MCPPRTTRSSVCLSPTSSRSLNLRPRGSSFPSSWRPGHPREVTLRWGVDGPGQATGESWCRPNLVGLVPHGARWTCLQLDLQDILLVYLNRRYGHLKSVRLCASLLVRNLYTSDLCFEPAISGAPGAKLPVTPMPREMAFPVPKGESWHDRYVHVRFPSDSLKVPSKPIEKSCSPPEAVLLGPGPQPLPCPVASSKPVRFSVSPVVQIRSPTASGQAPLAPKPFLEISLSQERSEDSNTDGPGFHSLEPWAQVKASDVHTAAAGTHVLTHESTEVPVALEDAGSCKRFLPDPVLRLKGVIGFGGHSTRQALWTPDGTAVVYPCHAVIVVLLVDTGEQRFFLGHTDKVSALALDGSSSLLASAQARTPSVMRLWDFQTGRCLCLFQSPVHVVCSLSFSDSGALLCGVGKDRHGRTMVVAWGTGQVGRGGEVVVLAKAHTDFDVQAFRVTFFDETRMASCGQGSVRLWRLRGGALRSCPVDLGEHHVLQFTDLAFKQAQDGCPEPSAAMLFVCSRSGHILEIDCQCMVVRHARCLLPTQTLGGPHRQKQTFSTGPGIAISSLSVSPAVCAVGSADGYLRLWPLDFSSVLLEAEHEGPVSSVCVSPDGLRVLSATSSGHLGFLDTPSRVYHMLARSHTAPVLALATEQRRGQLATVSQDRTVRIWDLATLQQLYDFTSSEEAPCTVTFHPTRPTFFCGFSSGAVRSFSLEAAEVLVEHTCHQGAITGLTATPDGRLLFSSCSQGSLAQYNCADPQWHVLRVAADMVWPDAPPSPSTLAVSRDGRLLAFVGPSRHTVTVMGSASLDELLRVDIGTLDLASSRLDSAVAVCFGPAALGHLLVSTSSHRVVVLDAASGRIIRELPGVHPEPCSSLMLSEDARFLLMAAGRVVKVWDYTTQASPGPQVYIGHSEPVQAVTFSPDQQQVLSAGDAIFLWDILATTESDQSFPGPSPACEAGLGTGQLEDAASRASELPQQQVPKPSQAAPPQLGICARPPEGGNGTSDTKNSGASRTTCPASYKAFTPARASRGPHSAKGTSLPPASGEWLRLKAVVGYSGNGRANMVWRPDTGFFAYTCGRLVVVEDLHSGAQQHWPGHPAEISTLALSHSAQVLASASGRSSMTAHCQIRVWDVSGGLCQHLISHHSTTVLALAFSPDDRLLVTLGDHDGRTLTLWGMATYDLVSSTRLLEPVHGVAFNPWEAGELTCVGQGTVTFWLLQQRGADISLQVHREQVPETVGAGELTSLCYGAPPLLYCGTSSGQVCVWDTRAGRCFLSWEADDGGIGLLLCSSSRLVSGGSTGRLRLWAVGAVSELRCKGSGARSSSVLMEHELVLDGAVVSASFDDSVDMGVVGTRAGTLWFISWAEGTSTRLISGHRSKVNEVVFSPGESHCATCSEDGSVRVWALASMELVIQFQVLNQSCLCLAWSPQCCGRPEQQRLAAGYGDGSLRIFSVSRTAMELKMHPHPVALTAVTFSTDGQTVLSGDRDGLVAVSHSRTGMTFRVLSDHQGAPISTICVTRKEAHIGLHPLHSQCEDLGVEGTDLWLAASGDQRVSVWASDWLRNCCELVDWLSFPMPATTEGHLPPSLAAFCPWDGALLMYVGPGVDKEVIIYDLSQKQVVEKIPLPFFAMSLSLSPGTRLLAIGFAECMLRLVDCATGTAQDFAGHNNAVHLCRFTPSARLLFTAACNEILVWEISGR, encoded by the exons ATGTGTCCACCGAG GACAACCAGGTCATCCGTGTGTCTTTCTCCAACCTCTTCAAGGAGTTTAAATCTACGGCCACGCGGCTCCAGTTTCCCTTCGTCCTGGAGGCCAGGACACCCCAGAGAGGTGACACTGAGATGGGGTGTGGATGGTCCAGGACAGGCGACTGGAGAGAGCTGGTGCAGGCCCA ATCTGGTGGGTTTGGTCCCCCACGGAGCCCGCTGGACCTGCCTGCAGCTCGACCTGCAGGACATTCTCCTGGTTTACCTGAACCGTCGCTATGGCCATCTCAAGAGCGTCAGGCTGTGCGCCAGCCTGCTAGTCAGGAACCTTTACACTAGCGACCTGTGCTTTGAGCCTG CCATCTCTGGGGCCCCGGGGGCAAAGCTGCCCGTCACTCCTATGCCTCGGGAAATGGCTTTCCCTGTGCCCAAGGGAGAGAGCTGGCATGACCGCTACGTCCATGTCCG GTTTCCAAGCGACAGCTTAAAAGTGCCTTCCAAGCCGATTGAGAAGAGCTGTTCACCTCCTGAGGCAG TCCTCCTGGGGCCGGGGCCACAGCCTCTCCCTTGCCCAGTGGCCTCCAGCAAACCTGTGCGATTCAGTGTGTCTCCAGTGGTCCAGATACGCAGCCCCACAGCC TCCGGCCAGGCCCCCTTGGCACCCAAGCCCTTCCTGGAGATCAGCCTGTCCCAAGAGCGCTCAGAGGACTCCAACACGGATGGCCCCGGTTTCCATAGCCTTGAGCCCTGGGCCCAGGTGAAGGCCTCTGACGTCCACACGGCTGCTGCCGGCACCCATGTATTGACTCACGAGTCGACTGAGGTGCCTGTAGCCCTTGAGGACGCTGGCTCCTGCAAG CGCTTCCTCCCGGACCCTGTCCTGAGGCTGAAGGGCGTCATCGGCTTTGGGGGCCATAGCACCAGACAG gccctgtggacCCCGGATGGGACGGCTGTTGTATACCCCTGCCATGCGGTCATCGTCGTCCTGCTCGTGGACACGGGGGAGCAGCGCTTCTTCCTCGGCCACACAGACAAG GTGTCCGCCCTGGCGCTGGATGGCAGCAGCTCACTATTGGCCTCGGCCCAGGCAAGGACCCCCAGTGTGATGCGGCTCTGGGACTTCCAGACCGGGCGGTGCCTGTGCCTGTTCCAGAGCCCAGTGCATGTCGTCTGCTCCCTCAG CTTCTCTGACAGTGGGGCCCTTCTCTGCGGGGTTGGCAAGGACCGCCACGGGAGAACG ATGGTGGTGGCCTGGGGCACCGGCCAGGTGGGCCGCGGTGGCGAGGTGGTCGTTCTGGCAAAGGCGCACACTGACTTTGACGTCCAGGCCTTCCGGGTCACCTTTTTTGATGAAACCAG GATGGCATCGTGTGGGCAGGGCAGCGTGCGGCTCTGGCGGCTGCGTGGCGGAGCGCTGCGTTCCTGCCCCGTGGACCTGGGGGAGCACCACGTGCTGCAGTTCACCGACCTCGCCTTCAAGCAGGCCCAGGACGGCTGCCCGGAGCCCTCGGCTGCCATGCT TTTCGTGTGCAGCCGCAGCGGCCACATCTTGGAGATCGACTGTCAGTGCATGGTCGTGCGGCATGCCCGCTGCCTGCTCCCCACACAGACTCTGGGCGGCCCCCACCGGCAGAAGCAGACCTTCAGCACAG GCCCCGGCATTGCCATCAGCAGCCTCAGTGTCTCCCCGGCCGTGTGTGCTGTGGGTTCTGCGGACGGCTACTTGCGGCTCTGGCCCCTGGACTTTTCCTCGGTACTCCTGGAGGCAG AGCACGAGGGCCCCGTCAGCTCAGTCTGTGTCAGCCCTGATGGCCTCCGTGTGCTGTCCGCCACCTCCTCGGGCCACCTGGGCTTCCTGGACACGCCGTCCCGGGTGTACCACATGCTGGCTCGCTCCCACACCGCCCCAGTGCTGGCCCTCGCCACGGAGCAGAGGCGGGGACAGCTGGCCACCGTGTCCCAGGACCGCACCGTCCGCATCTGGGACCTGGCCACCCTGCAGCAG CTATATGACTTCACATCGTCAGAGGAGGCCCCGTGCACTGTCACCTTCCACCCCACAAGGCCGACCTTCTTCTGCGGCTTTAGCAGTGGGGCCGTGCGCTCCTTCAGCCTGGAGGCCGCTGAGGTCCTGGTGGAACACAC GTGCCACCAAGGAGCCATCACCGGCCTGACCGCCACCCCTGACGGCCGCCTGCTCTTCAGCTCCTGCTCCCAGGGTTCCCTGGCCCAGTACAACTGTGCGGACCCCCAGTGGCATGTCCTTCGAGTGGCAG CGGACATGGTATGGCCAGATGCCCCCCCGAGCCCCAGCACTCTGGCAGTCAGCAGGGATGGCCGCCTGCTGGCCTTCGTGGGACCCTCCAGGCACACAGTGACAGTCATGGGCTCGGCCTCCCTGGACGAG CTGCTGCGAGTCGACATCGGCACTCTGGACCTGGCCAGCAGCCGCCTGGACTCAGCCGTGGCTGTGTGCTTTGGCCCTGCAGCCCTGGGCCACCTGCTGGTGTCCACCTCATCCCACAGAGTCGTGGTGCTGGATGCGGCGTCAGGCCGCATCATCCGGGAG CTGCCTGGTGTCCACCCTGAGCCCTGCTCCTCCTTGATGCTCAGTGAGGATGCCCGCTTCCTGCTGATGGCCGCTGGCCGGGTGGTCAAGGTGTGGGACTACACGACACAGGCCAGCCCAGGCccccag GTGTACATCGGCCACTCGGAGCCTGTGCAGGCTGTGACCTTCTCTCCTGACCAGCAGCAGGTCCTCAGCGCAGGGGATGCCATCTTCCTCTGGGATATCCTGGCCACTACCGAGAG cGACCAAAGCTTCCCTGGGCCCTCCCCAGCCTGCGAGGCAG GCCTGGGCACAGGACAGCTAGAGGATGCTGCGTCCAGGGCCAGCGAGCTCCCCCAGCAGCAGGTCCCCAAGCCATCTCAGGCAGCTCCACCACAGCTGGGCATTTGTGCCAGGCCTCCCGAAGGTGGCAATG GCACCAGCGACACCAAGAATTCGGGGGCCTCACGCACCACCTGCCCGGCTTCCTACAAGGCCTTCACACCTGCCAGGGCCAGCCGCGGCCCCCACTCTGCCAAG GGCACTTCCCTGCCTCCCGCCAGCGGTGAGTGGCTGCGTCTGAAGGCTGTCGTTGGCTACAGCGGGAATGGGCGGGCCAACATGGTCTGGAGGCCGGACACAG GCTTCTTTGCCTACACTTGCGGCCGCCTGGTGGTGGTGGAAGACCTGCACTCTGGCGCCCAGCAGCACTGGCCCGGCCATCCTGCGGAGATCTCCACGCTGGCCCTCAGCCACAGTGCCCAG GTCTTGGCCTCTGCCTCCGGCCGCAGCAGCATGACTGCCCATTGTCAGATCCGCGTCTGGGACGTGTCTGGTGGCCTCTGCCAGCATCTCATTTCCCACCATAGCACCACTGTGCTGGCCCTGGCCTTCTCACCAGATGACAGGCTTCTCGTCACATTGG GGGACCATGACGGCCGCACCCTCACCTTGTGGGGCATGGCCACCTATGACCTTGTGTCCTCCACCCGCCTTCTGGAGCCGGTGCATGGCGTGGCCTTCAACCCCTGGGAAGCCGGCGAGCTCACCTGTGTGGGCCAGGGCACTGTCACCTTCTGGCTCCTGCAGCAACGCGGGGCAGACATCAGCCTTCAG GTGCATCGAGAGCAGGTCCCAGAGACGGTGGGGGCTGGAGAGCTGACCTCGCTCTGCTACGGGGCACCCCCCCTGCTCTACTGTGGCACCAGCTCTGGCCAGGTCTGTGTCTGGGACACGCGTGCTGGCCGCTGCTTCCTGTCTTGGGAGGCAGACGATGGTGGCATTG GGCTGTTGCTGTGTTCGAGTTCTCGATTGGTCAGCGGCGGCAGCACAGGGCGGCTGCGCCTGTGGGCTGTGGGGGCTGTGTCAGAGCTGAGGTGCAAGGGCTCAGGCGCCAG GTCCAGTTCTGTGCTCATGGAACACGAGCTGGTGCTGGACGGGGCTGTGGTGAGCGCCAGCTTCGATGACAGCGTGGACATGGGCGTCGTGGGCACCAGAGCGGGCACACTCTGGTTCATCAGCTGGGCCGAGGGCACTAGCACACGTCTCATCAGTGGCCACAGGAGCAAG GTGAACGAGGTGGTCTTCAGTCCCGGGGAGTCCCACTGTGCCACCTGCAGTGAGGACGGGAGTGTGCGGGTGTGGGCCTTGGCCAGCATGGAGCTTGTGATCCAGTTCCAGGTGCTGAACCAG AGCTGCCTCTGCCTCGCATGGAGCCCCCAGTGCTGTGGCCGCCCTGAGCAGCAGCGGCTAGCGGCAGGCTATGGCGACGGCTCCCTGCGCATCTTCAGCGTCTCCCGCACGGCCATGGAGCTCAAGATGCATCCCCACCCGGTGGCGCTGACCGCTGTTACCTTCTCCACCGATG GTCAGACTGTCCTCTCTGGAGACAGGGATGGGCTCGTGGCTGTGAGCCACTCCCGCACAGGGATGACCTTCCGTGTGCTGAGTGACCACCAGGGCGCCCCGATCTCTACCATCTGTGTCACACGCAAAGAG GCACATATCGGTCTTCACCCACTCCATTCCCAGTGTGAAGACTTAGGGGTGGAGGGCACAGACCTATGGCTGGCTGCCAGTGGGGACCAGCGGGTCAGCGTCTGGGCTTCCGACTGGCTGCGGAACTGCTGTGAGCTCGTGGACTGGTTGAGTTTCCCAATGCCTGCCACCACGGAG GGCCACCTGCCGCCCTCCCTCGCTGCCTTCTGCCCCTGGGATGGGGCGCTGCTGATGTACGTGGGCCCTGGCGTTGACAAGGAGGTGATCATCTACGACCTCTCCCAGAAGCAG GTGGTGGAGAAGATACCACTGCCCTTTTTTGCCATGTCCCTGAGCCTGTCCCCGGGGACCCGCCTCCTGGCTATTGGCTTTGCTG AGTGCATGCTGAGGCTGGTAGACTGTGCCACGGGGACTGCGCAGGACTTTGCTGGCCACAACAATGCAGTGCACCTGTGCAGGTTTACACCATCTGCCAGGCTGCTCTTCACGGCCGCCTGCAACGAGATCCTGGTGTGGGAGATCTCCGGCCGCTGA